One region of Cryptococcus deuterogattii R265 chromosome 14, complete sequence genomic DNA includes:
- a CDS encoding MFS transporter, whose product MNVRETKSSSTSPPTTIQPPITQNESQQVILDIEKVASGEGECRRVESEQTLCDKSGAVSPKTENCFPYSQKPSGGLREHNIEEDSGRQSLGEDEQEQPSTTAHVREASSDIFHCQLSQPQGIDVELGSEPEREAVQWIDRHSSFFRLCFITCCCATQLIVQGQLGLTMIPLHYIGDYLGTAENGQLSWMVASYGLTIGMFLVASGRLGDLYGPKLMWTLGFIVMISANLGTGFCKSPIPFDICRALAGVGAAMSLPNALAILGRTYPPGKIRNITFAILGALAPAGYCIGGGVASLFAQFVDVRWIWWFVAIFIAASLAIGLYILPPDENLPSRSERHFDVPGAVLLALALGLFNFCWNQASVVGWETVYVYVLLIVSFFTFLAFFLWERRIGKKALIPLEVLTRKNLLVYLCLWLGWMSYGIFLLYTILFIHDIRGYTLPLTMTAQTSPFFFGGIVAALSVPFLIHRLPGHVIFFTAMCAFTIGNILAATAPVHGIYWGNTFFSILIGVFGADLSFPTGQLIVSNSVDVEFQGIAAGVVSMITNYSQSIGLGLAGTIERYVRGPDNLSRSDLLYGYRVSFYFAIALSALAVIAVGLFVRMPTEGKRLDDEREKAEH is encoded by the exons ATGAATGTACGAGAGACGAAATCGTCATCAACTTCCCCACCAACGACAATACAACCACCGATCACGCAGAATGAGTCACAGCAAGTTATCCTGGATATTGAGAAAGTAGCCTCAGGTGAGGGCGAATGCAGGCGAGTTGAGTCTGAGCAGACACTGTGCGATAAGTCGGGGGCAGTTTCACCGAAAACCGAAAACTGCTTTCCGTACTCTCAAAAGCCTTCAGGAGGTTTAAGAGAGCATAATATCGAGGAGGATTCTGGCCGACAATCTTTGGGGGAGGATGAGCAGGAACAGCCATCGACCACTGCGCATGTCAGAGAAGCATCTTCGGACATCTTTCACTGTCAATTatctcaacctcaaggAATCGATGTCGAATTGGGTTCTGAGCCAGAAAGGGAGGCTGTTCAATGGATCGACCGCCACTCTTCGTTTTTCAGACTCTGCTTCATCACATGTTGCTGTGCTACCCAATTGATCGTCCAGGGACAGCTGGGGCTGACTATGATCCCGCTTCACTATATTGGTGACTATTTAGGGACGGCTGAAAATGGGCAGTTGAGTTGGATGGTTGCTAGCTATGG ATTGACTATTGGGATGTTTCTTGTCGCTTCTGGTAGATTAGGCGATTTGTA TGGCCCAAAACTCATGTGGACACTTGGCTTCATCGTCATGATATCGGCCAACCTTGGCACAGGTTTTTGCAAGAGTCCCATCCCATTCGATATCTGCCGAGCTCTGGCAGGTGTTGGCGCTGCCATGAGCT TACCCAATGCCCTTGCGATCCTCGGGAGGACCTATCCTCCTGGCAAGATCCGCAACATTACTTTTGCTATCCTCGGTGCACTTGCACCTGCAGGGTATTGTATCGGCGGCGGGGTGGCTTCTCTATTTGCCCAATTTGTCGACGTGCGATGGATTTGGTGGTTTGT TGCAATATTCATAGCGGCTTCCCTCGCCATCGGATTGTACATTCTCCCTCCAGATGAAAACCTACCCTCTCGGTCTGAACGCCACTTTGACGTACCCGGTGCGGTACTACTTGCGCTTGCTCTAGGGTTATTTAACTTTTGCTGGAATCAAGCGTCGGTGGTTGGCTGGGAGACTGTATATGTGTATGTCTTGCTAATTGTATCGTTCTTTACTTTTCTAGCGTTCTTTCTATGGGAGAGGCGTATTGGGAAAAAAGCCTTAATTCCGCTGGAGGTTCTGACAAGGAAGAATCTGCTGGTATATCTCTGTTTATGGCTTGGCTGGATGAGCTATGGTATTTTCCTGCTATATACTATTTTGTT CATCCATGACATCCGGGGCTATACCTTACCTCTGACAATGACGGCCCAAACAtccccttttttctttggtgGTATAGTAGCAGCTTTGTCCGTACCTTTTCTCATTCATCGTTTACCGGGGcatgtcatcttctttacCGCGATGTGTGCGTTCACGATCGGTAACATTCTCGCCGCAACAGCTCCGGTGCACGGTATCTACTGGGGAAATACCTTTTTCAGTATCCTTATAGGGGTATTTGGCGCAG ATTTGAGCTTCCCAACTGGTCAGTTGATTGTTAGTAACTCGGTAGACGTCGAATTCCAGGGGATCGCAGCCGGCGTGGTCAGCATGATTACCAACTATTC TCAATCGATAGGACTTGGATTGGCTGGGACTATTGAACGCTATGTTCGTGGTCCCGACAATCTTTCTCGATCAGATTTGTTGTATGGTTATCGAGTATCGTTCTATTTTGCGATAGCATTGTCGGCGCTAGCTGTTATCGCTGTAGGGTTGTTTGTGCGTATGCCCACTGAAGGCAAGCGTTtagatgatgagagagagaaggcggAACACTGA